The proteins below come from a single Psychrobacter sp. PL19 genomic window:
- the bamA gene encoding outer membrane protein assembly factor BamA: MRTPLFMSAAGLPLVVAMMSVSAQAAEFVVTDIAFTGLQRLTPDSLYPVLPISVGDTVTDSSLAASIKALYATDNFANIQSRVAGSQLRFEVTERPIISEVNFEGNKLIPKEGLTEGLKNAGLSVGEVLKQSTLLGVANELQQQYISQGYYNSDIEVDQTVLDGNRVKLDVRFVEGKPAKVVDINIIGNQHFSDSEIKDVFAVKESSWTRLLSKSDRYAKEKLAASLENLKALYQNDGYVRFDVDNAVLNISEDKRSVFIEISLNEGEQYQFGDVNFLGQPTFDTDELQELVTFAPNDKYSQTKLDATSAALKSRYGNEGYYLAQIRPVPRINDETKVVDIDYFIDPARPIYVRRINFSGNLGTQDEVLRREMRQLEGALSSNEKIQLSRTRLLRTGFFKTVSVDVKPVPNQPDQIDVNYTVEEQPSGSSTIAAGFSQSGGVTFQLELTQNNFMGTGNRVQAALSRSETRDSYSLGYTDPYFTENGVSQGVSAYYRETKFDDRNVSNFVTDSYGGTLNYGYPVDETTRVSAGINIDNTSVRGGSRLGVSNVQQIVDDGGKFTNFDNGRTGFKNDYMTYNLLLGWDYSTLDRPVFPTKGMSHNVDATLAFGDASYQKLIYRGNVYQPLFKDLVARGYTKIGYGNDLPFYENFYAGGYGSVRGYEASTLGPRSKSYNDAITGTDRLRDEEVGGNALVSFGTELILPMPFKGDWADQVRPVLFAEGGQVFDTTDREDRNFIDPATGSDRLPDRSDDSDPDKTRTVPLLTQDNKLRFSAGVGLTWFTPIGPISLSYAVPIGDKEGDETEKVQFQIGSTF; encoded by the coding sequence ATGCGTACGCCTTTATTTATGAGCGCGGCTGGGTTGCCGTTAGTTGTAGCAATGATGAGTGTTTCGGCACAGGCCGCAGAATTTGTGGTAACCGATATTGCTTTTACTGGTCTGCAACGTCTAACTCCCGATAGTCTCTATCCGGTCTTGCCTATTTCGGTCGGTGACACGGTTACTGATAGCAGTCTGGCAGCAAGTATTAAAGCGCTGTATGCCACTGATAATTTTGCTAATATCCAAAGTCGAGTGGCAGGCAGCCAACTGCGCTTTGAAGTTACTGAGCGCCCAATTATTAGCGAAGTAAATTTTGAGGGCAATAAACTTATCCCTAAAGAAGGGCTGACAGAAGGTCTCAAAAATGCCGGTCTATCGGTAGGTGAAGTGCTCAAGCAGTCGACCTTACTAGGCGTGGCTAATGAGCTACAACAGCAATATATCAGCCAAGGTTACTACAATAGCGATATTGAAGTCGACCAGACTGTGCTTGATGGTAACCGGGTCAAATTAGACGTGCGTTTTGTCGAAGGTAAGCCTGCTAAAGTCGTTGATATTAATATCATTGGCAACCAGCACTTTAGCGACTCTGAGATTAAGGACGTGTTTGCGGTAAAAGAATCCTCATGGACCCGTCTGCTATCTAAGTCTGATCGTTATGCCAAAGAAAAACTGGCCGCCAGTCTAGAGAACTTAAAAGCGCTGTACCAGAATGATGGCTATGTGCGTTTTGACGTTGATAACGCCGTGCTTAATATCAGTGAAGATAAGCGCAGTGTATTTATCGAAATCAGCCTAAACGAAGGTGAGCAGTATCAATTTGGTGACGTTAATTTCTTAGGTCAGCCAACATTTGATACTGATGAGCTACAAGAGCTCGTTACCTTTGCACCCAATGACAAGTACTCACAAACCAAGCTTGATGCGACGTCCGCGGCGCTCAAAAGCCGTTATGGCAATGAAGGCTACTATCTAGCTCAGATTCGTCCTGTGCCACGCATTAATGATGAGACTAAAGTGGTCGATATAGACTACTTTATAGACCCTGCGCGTCCTATTTATGTTCGCCGTATCAATTTTAGTGGTAACTTGGGTACGCAAGATGAAGTGCTACGCCGTGAAATGCGTCAATTAGAAGGTGCGCTTTCTTCTAACGAAAAAATCCAGCTGTCACGCACGCGTCTACTCCGTACCGGCTTCTTCAAAACTGTTAGCGTTGACGTCAAGCCTGTACCCAACCAGCCTGATCAAATCGATGTCAACTATACCGTTGAAGAACAGCCTTCTGGTAGTTCAACGATTGCTGCTGGTTTCTCCCAAAGTGGCGGTGTCACCTTCCAGTTAGAACTGACCCAAAATAACTTTATGGGTACCGGTAATCGAGTCCAAGCGGCCTTGTCACGTTCAGAAACGCGCGACTCCTACAGCCTTGGCTATACCGATCCCTACTTCACTGAAAATGGTGTGTCACAAGGCGTTAGTGCCTATTATCGTGAAACCAAATTCGATGATAGAAACGTTAGCAACTTCGTTACTGACTCTTATGGCGGTACCTTAAATTATGGTTATCCGGTCGATGAGACCACGCGAGTCAGCGCGGGTATAAATATTGATAACACGTCAGTACGTGGCGGTAGCCGACTGGGTGTTTCTAACGTCCAACAGATTGTTGATGACGGCGGTAAGTTTACTAACTTTGACAATGGTCGTACTGGATTTAAAAACGATTATATGACTTATAACCTGCTATTAGGTTGGGATTATAGTACCTTAGATCGTCCGGTATTTCCGACCAAGGGTATGAGTCACAACGTAGATGCAACTCTGGCGTTTGGTGATGCGAGTTATCAAAAACTAATCTACCGTGGTAACGTGTATCAGCCATTGTTTAAAGATTTGGTAGCACGCGGCTACACCAAAATTGGTTATGGTAACGACTTGCCCTTTTACGAGAATTTCTACGCGGGTGGTTATGGTTCGGTACGGGGCTACGAAGCCTCGACCCTTGGTCCTAGATCGAAAAGCTATAATGATGCCATTACGGGTACCGACCGTCTCCGTGACGAAGAGGTTGGTGGTAATGCCCTAGTTAGTTTTGGTACGGAATTGATTTTACCCATGCCATTTAAAGGCGACTGGGCTGATCAAGTGCGTCCAGTGCTGTTCGCTGAAGGCGGACAAGTGTTTGATACCACTGATAGGGAAGATCGTAACTTTATCGATCCTGCTACTGGTTCTGATAGACTTCCTGACCGTAGTGACGATAGTGACCCTGACAAGACTCGAACGGTACCGTTACTCACTCAAGATAATAAACTACGTTTTAGTGCTGGTGTTGGTCTCACTTGGTTTACACCTATTGGACCGATTTCGCTCAGCTATGCTGTGCCTATTGGTGATAAAGAAGGCGATGAGACTGAGAAAGTTCAGTTCCAAATTGGTAGCACGTTCTAA
- the rseP gene encoding RIP metalloprotease RseP — translation MTFLLTLLAAIFVLGPLIALHEWGHYIVARLCGVKVLTYSIGFGPKLTGWTSKRSGIDYRISMLPLGGYVKMLDEREGEVAEHEQHLAFNRQHPLKKIAIVAAGPIMNFIIAIALFWVLFMTPSEQLATKIGSILPDTPAAIAQLPAGDKIVAIDGHEVQTWEGINYRLAGRMGETDNVSITLQSPTGSAENLKTYQAPVNRFMQGDAQGKDALSSFGMLPWQPQIAPVIGELTADGAASLQGLQVGDQISAINGIAVTDWISATRLIRDNPETLLNFTVLRNDKSVQLQIMPQGKKDNLGNDYGQIGAMVAQSEIIIPDAYKTTVVYGPGESLVKSFEKTEQLAVMTLSSMGKMLSGTIGLDNLSGPITIAKVAKQSFDISWEMVLSTAGLISLSLAVLNLLPIPVLDGGHIVYYVIELIRGKPLSEGVQIAGLNIGLLLLVGFMVLAIGNDISRLF, via the coding sequence ATGACGTTTTTATTAACGCTATTGGCGGCAATTTTTGTCCTAGGTCCTCTGATTGCTTTGCATGAGTGGGGTCATTATATCGTGGCACGCCTGTGCGGCGTTAAAGTCTTGACCTATTCGATCGGTTTTGGCCCCAAGCTTACTGGCTGGACCAGTAAGCGTAGCGGTATTGACTATCGTATTTCGATGCTACCGCTCGGCGGTTACGTCAAGATGCTGGATGAACGCGAAGGTGAAGTAGCAGAGCACGAACAGCATTTGGCTTTTAATCGCCAGCATCCACTGAAGAAAATCGCTATTGTTGCTGCTGGTCCTATCATGAACTTTATTATCGCTATTGCGCTGTTCTGGGTATTGTTTATGACCCCGTCTGAGCAGCTAGCGACCAAGATTGGCAGTATATTGCCCGATACGCCAGCGGCAATAGCCCAACTTCCGGCTGGTGATAAGATTGTCGCTATTGATGGTCACGAAGTACAGACATGGGAAGGGATCAATTACCGTCTAGCAGGACGTATGGGTGAGACCGACAACGTCAGCATTACTTTGCAATCGCCTACAGGTTCTGCTGAGAATTTAAAGACTTACCAAGCACCAGTCAATCGCTTTATGCAAGGTGATGCGCAAGGTAAGGATGCTTTAAGTAGCTTTGGAATGTTACCATGGCAGCCGCAGATTGCACCAGTGATTGGTGAACTGACGGCTGATGGTGCCGCCAGTCTTCAAGGTCTACAAGTTGGCGATCAAATCTCTGCTATTAATGGTATTGCAGTAACCGATTGGATTAGCGCCACTCGACTCATTCGCGACAACCCTGAGACCTTACTGAACTTCACCGTACTGCGTAATGATAAGTCAGTACAATTACAAATAATGCCGCAAGGTAAAAAAGACAATTTGGGTAACGATTATGGACAAATTGGTGCTATGGTTGCACAATCCGAAATCATCATCCCTGATGCCTATAAAACGACGGTAGTTTATGGCCCTGGTGAATCACTGGTTAAATCGTTTGAGAAGACTGAACAGCTTGCTGTGATGACTTTAAGCTCAATGGGAAAAATGCTCTCAGGTACGATTGGTCTTGACAATTTGTCTGGTCCCATTACCATTGCGAAAGTCGCCAAACAAAGTTTTGATATCAGTTGGGAGATGGTGCTATCTACCGCCGGCTTAATTAGCTTGAGTCTTGCGGTGTTGAATCTGCTGCCCATTCCAGTGTTAGATGGTGGTCATATTGTATATTACGTGATTGAGCTCATTCGTGGTAAGCCACTTTCTGAAGGGGTACAAATTGCTGGGTTGAATATTGGTTTACTCTTGCTGGTAGGTTTCATGGTGTTAGCGATTGGTAATGATATTAGTAGGCTGTTTTAA
- the dxr gene encoding 1-deoxy-D-xylulose-5-phosphate reductoisomerase: MTQRIAVLGATGSIGDSTLAILATQLQDHEVYALSGYQRLDKLFALCQQFEPQRVCVPMIAVDDFAKRLSDAGLRIDVVGGAAGLIDIATDSQTDTLVAAIVGAAGLSSTLAAARAGKRILLANKEALVMAGQVLIKAVKTHHATLLPIDSEHNAIFQCLPSAIQQDNTQIHNPSHGVRKLWLTASGGPFLNQSFEQMQQAGVAEAIKHPNWSMGQKISVDSATMMNKGLELIEACHLFDLPEDKINVVIHPQSIIHSMVEYSDGSFLAQLGSPDMKTPIAHALSYPARINSGSQPLDLYALSNLTFIKPDLQKFACLKLARQAMQAGAQATIVLNAANEMAVAAFLAGQVRLTDIADINEQALSQSQAPLLGADADIEDILAIDASARRYTNAIIANIV; the protein is encoded by the coding sequence ATGACGCAACGCATTGCCGTATTAGGCGCAACAGGCTCTATTGGCGATAGTACCTTGGCAATTCTGGCAACGCAGCTTCAAGACCATGAGGTTTACGCCTTATCCGGTTATCAGCGTTTAGATAAGCTATTTGCACTCTGTCAGCAGTTTGAGCCTCAGCGTGTTTGCGTCCCCATGATAGCAGTTGACGATTTTGCTAAGCGACTTAGTGATGCAGGTTTGCGTATTGATGTGGTGGGCGGTGCGGCGGGTCTGATAGATATTGCTACTGACTCGCAGACGGATACCCTAGTCGCAGCTATTGTCGGCGCGGCTGGCTTGTCATCGACATTAGCGGCAGCGCGGGCTGGCAAGCGTATCTTGCTGGCCAATAAAGAAGCGTTGGTTATGGCAGGACAAGTGCTGATTAAAGCTGTAAAGACCCATCATGCGACCTTGCTGCCGATCGACTCTGAGCACAATGCTATTTTTCAGTGTTTGCCATCTGCTATTCAACAGGATAACACCCAGATTCACAACCCTAGCCACGGTGTGCGCAAGTTGTGGTTAACCGCTTCTGGTGGCCCATTTTTGAATCAATCTTTTGAGCAAATGCAGCAAGCGGGGGTAGCCGAAGCGATCAAGCACCCCAACTGGTCAATGGGACAAAAGATATCTGTTGATTCTGCGACCATGATGAATAAAGGTTTAGAGCTGATAGAAGCTTGTCACTTATTTGATTTGCCAGAAGATAAGATAAATGTGGTTATTCACCCACAAAGTATTATTCACTCAATGGTAGAATATAGCGATGGCAGTTTTTTAGCTCAGCTTGGCAGTCCAGATATGAAGACCCCAATCGCGCATGCGTTAAGCTATCCTGCACGTATTAATAGTGGCTCGCAGCCGTTAGACCTATATGCGCTGAGTAATTTAACCTTTATTAAGCCAGATCTACAAAAATTTGCCTGTCTGAAATTGGCACGTCAAGCGATGCAAGCGGGGGCGCAGGCAACTATTGTGCTCAATGCTGCTAATGAAATGGCAGTCGCGGCATTTTTAGCCGGTCAAGTACGCCTGACTGACATTGCAGATATTAATGAGCAAGCGCTGAGTCAATCACAGGCACCTCTGTTAGGTGCTGATGCAGACATTGAAGACATATTAGCGATTGATGCGTCAGCACGGCGTTATACCAATGCTATCATTGCAAATATTGTCTAA
- a CDS encoding phosphatidate cytidylyltransferase: protein MWQRIKTAVILIIIVGIALFASQTPVLFAPLLIVGVIIAAHEWTKLMPKWRQPIVFVLLVLVVTLISLLFEMTWVFWWAASLIIWLMALSWVGKFPTHTNWYGKQLALMGVVILTASITAMFYLWQQSAWWLLYVFLLVWCADSGAYFVGRKLGRRKMAPNVSPNKSMEGLAGGLVTGLIVVVVISVFKLQLTGTAMIAFVALSAFTILASVLGDLFESMLKRRAGVKDSGTILPGHGGILDRIDSLLSATPIFALGFWGLQQLGLLVV from the coding sequence ATGTGGCAACGGATTAAAACGGCAGTCATCTTAATTATTATCGTTGGTATTGCATTATTTGCGAGCCAGACACCCGTCTTATTTGCGCCATTATTAATAGTTGGTGTCATCATTGCTGCGCATGAATGGACAAAATTGATGCCAAAATGGCGGCAGCCTATAGTTTTTGTCTTATTAGTACTGGTAGTAACCCTAATATCACTACTGTTTGAAATGACTTGGGTGTTTTGGTGGGCAGCGTCATTAATAATATGGCTGATGGCCTTGTCTTGGGTGGGCAAGTTCCCAACCCATACTAATTGGTATGGTAAACAGCTGGCATTGATGGGGGTGGTTATTCTTACTGCTTCTATTACTGCGATGTTTTATTTATGGCAACAGTCGGCGTGGTGGCTACTTTATGTATTCTTACTGGTCTGGTGTGCTGATAGCGGCGCCTACTTCGTTGGACGCAAGCTCGGTCGTCGCAAAATGGCACCGAACGTCTCGCCTAATAAAAGTATGGAAGGGCTGGCAGGTGGACTAGTAACTGGCTTGATAGTGGTTGTGGTTATCAGTGTCTTTAAGCTACAACTGACCGGCACGGCTATGATCGCTTTTGTCGCTTTATCCGCGTTCACTATTTTAGCATCAGTACTTGGTGATTTATTTGAGTCGATGTTAAAGCGCCGTGCAGGGGTCAAAGACTCGGGAACTATTTTACCCGGACACGGTGGCATCCTTGATCGTATTGATTCATTATTGTCTGCCACTCCGATATTTGCACTTGGTTTTTGGGGTCTACAACAGCTAGGTTTATTGGTGGTTTAG
- the uppS gene encoding polyprenyl diphosphate synthase, translating into MSIFAPLLPVFIPRHIAIIMDGNNRYGKANDLNKGEGHVAGKDALDPIVEYCLETGVEVLTVFAFSSENWQRPATEVALLMHLLALTVNEQMPRMHKYRIRMRFIGDRSQLTADLQHLLADAEVKTAHFDAMTLVIAISYGGQWDIANAAQQLAQQVQDGQLRAEDINKTMLSQHVQLADEPAVDMLIRTGGEYRISNFLLWQSAYAELFFTQTLWPNFAAPELEAMVVEFAQRQRRFGKTSEQIETQTSQ; encoded by the coding sequence ATGTCAATTTTCGCCCCTTTACTTCCTGTCTTTATTCCTCGTCATATTGCGATCATTATGGACGGTAATAACCGTTATGGTAAAGCCAATGATTTAAATAAGGGTGAAGGACATGTTGCTGGCAAAGATGCTTTAGATCCTATCGTTGAGTATTGTCTTGAGACTGGGGTTGAGGTATTAACTGTATTTGCGTTTTCGAGTGAAAATTGGCAACGTCCAGCAACTGAAGTAGCCTTACTCATGCATTTGTTAGCCCTGACGGTTAACGAACAAATGCCGCGCATGCATAAATACCGTATTCGGATGCGCTTCATTGGTGATCGTAGCCAGCTTACGGCTGACTTGCAACACTTACTGGCAGATGCAGAGGTCAAAACCGCCCATTTTGATGCTATGACATTAGTGATTGCCATTAGTTATGGTGGACAGTGGGACATCGCTAATGCAGCACAACAACTGGCGCAGCAGGTGCAAGACGGTCAGTTACGTGCCGAGGATATCAATAAAACTATGCTCAGCCAGCACGTACAACTGGCAGATGAGCCAGCGGTGGATATGTTAATACGTACTGGTGGAGAGTACCGCATTTCCAATTTTTTATTGTGGCAATCAGCATATGCTGAGCTGTTTTTTACCCAGACACTCTGGCCAAACTTTGCAGCACCTGAACTTGAAGCAATGGTAGTAGAGTTTGCTCAACGTCAGCGCCGTTTTGGCAAGACGAGTGAGCAGATAGAGACGCAAACTTCACAGTGA
- the frr gene encoding ribosome recycling factor, producing MIKEIKQDGEARMQKTLEALESTFSKVRTGRAHAGMLSGVMVSYYGSDTPLNQVASVNVEDSRTLLVQPFDRTMVQAIDKAIREAGLGLNPMTADVIRVPLPALTEETRRDMQKLARGEAENSRVSIRNIRRDMLGDIKDLAKEKEISEDEEHRASDDIQKITDKFIETIDSRLSKKETDLMAV from the coding sequence ATGATTAAAGAGATTAAGCAAGATGGCGAAGCGCGTATGCAAAAGACCCTAGAAGCGCTTGAGAGTACTTTTAGTAAAGTCCGTACTGGTCGTGCGCACGCAGGCATGTTGTCAGGCGTAATGGTGAGCTATTATGGTTCAGACACACCTTTGAACCAAGTTGCTAGCGTCAACGTTGAAGATTCGCGTACGCTATTGGTACAGCCGTTCGATCGCACTATGGTACAAGCGATAGACAAGGCCATTCGTGAAGCTGGTTTAGGCCTGAACCCAATGACTGCTGACGTCATTCGAGTACCGCTGCCTGCTTTGACTGAAGAGACCCGCCGTGATATGCAAAAACTTGCGCGCGGTGAGGCCGAAAATAGCCGGGTATCTATTCGTAATATTCGCCGCGATATGCTGGGTGATATTAAAGACTTGGCTAAAGAGAAAGAAATATCAGAAGATGAAGAACATCGCGCTAGTGATGACATTCAAAAAATTACTGATAAGTTTATCGAAACTATAGACAGTCGTCTGAGTAAGAAAGAAACGGACTTGATGGCAGTATAA